DNA from Drosophila suzukii chromosome 2R, CBGP_Dsuzu_IsoJpt1.0, whole genome shotgun sequence:
CAGTCTTCAAATATTAGCGATTATATTCCGATAAAGTGTTATAAGAAAAAACCAGTGACATACACAAcaatattatttcattttaatcaGAGTGAGATAAATTACCTCAAAAGTTTTTTTGTTAAAGTTAAATCGGGgcttaaatacactttttattcatttattttgttattttatttattagataTTTTACAAATTTGACTTTCATTCCAGTTACAATATAACAGTTATCTTAGGAAACGAATGAAGCGATTTCCAACACTAGAGCTATCGGAGATGTTAGCAGCATTGCAGTTCCTAATATCACCAGGTGAGCACAACAGGCAGTTGGCATCATTCAGACAAGCCTGCTCATCAGTTTCGGTGGTGCATTCTCTGGCCACCACCTGACCCGCAGAATTAAAGACCGTGGAGCAGGTCTGCTTGTTGTTACCCTTACACTTGGTGGCTTCCGTGACAGAGGCACAACTGGCGGCGTCTTCACAAACATAACAGCTCAATGGAAGATCCGTCCACTTTCCTGGCTCACCCACGTAACCCGACTGCAGATCCACACCATTGCAGTTGGCTCCAGAGCAAATCCTGCAGCTTCCCGCCTGGGATTCGTCGCAACTAAGTTCCGATTGGCAGCCACGAAGAGTTCGACCGTTGGTCAAGGAAGTCACACAGGGATCGTCCTTCGAATAGGCCCGAATAGCTATTGGGACTCAGGGCACAGTCCGCATCGTTGGCGGAATCGCAACGCAGACTGGCTAGCCAGTCCGAGGGATAGATCTCGTTGTTGCAACCATTCGTGCTGCAAATGGTGCAGTTGGAGCTTCCAGAGCTCAAGCATTCATCGAAGAGGTCATCATCGGTGTCCATGAGACAGCCACGCTCCAAAACGCCGTCTGAAAATTATTAAAGGTGAAAAGTATCTCGTTGAATACATTTGAATTAAATCTTATAAGCACCCACCTTCATTAAGGTAGACAGCTGGCGAAGACCCACCAGTGCTTACACAACCGTCATCATAGGTGGAATTACAGATATTACAGGAGACACCGACCGTGTTCAGTTTATCCTTGGTATTGCAATCGTTGCCGGAGCAAAGATACACATCCCTGCGGTTGGTCAACAGGTATGAATCCTCTAGATCGGTGGCACAACCCATGGCCGTGACACTGCGATCGCCCACTTGAATGTAGCACTGTTCTCCGGAACGATAACCCAAACAAACTTGGCTGACAGTCGTTTCACACTCCGCATCCTGACAGACGTTGCAGCTGAGTCGATCCTCTGGCACGTCAGCAGTATTGGCGCCCGAACATGAAACACAGTTTGCCAAAGTTCCGGCTGCGCAGGCCTCGCGATCGTCGTACTCGAGTTCATCCAAACATCCGCGGGCCAGATCGTAAACGGGATTTGAGTCTGACTGATTGCGGGGATATAGACCGGTGAAGCAGCTGCCGTGGCAGGATAAGGTACGGGATATATCTCCAACACACCACTCCTCACGCATTCTGCCATCACAAAACAGACAGTCCACATAGGCAGCAGCACTTAGTTCCTTGGCGGTGTTACATCCCGAAGACTTGCAGAACTTGCAGTTGCCTGAGTTATCATCGCAGTATTGTATAAGGTCTTCAAAAATCTTCGTGGTCGTAGCGAGAATCGAACTCACGACCGCTGGGTTCGCAGTCGAGAGCACAACCGCTGCACCAAAGACGCATCGCGCTAGGCGACGCGCAAAAAGGGTGCATATCTCAATTTCTTCCAAGAACAAATTCTCAATTTAATTCAAAGAAATATTCTCACTAACGACAAcaaattatgtttttttttacccaATTAGActaaatacattaaaaaaatattattttaatgtaatatgcattttttttatttgttattttgaCGTgttctaaattttttttgcctCTGCACACAAAATTGTTAAGAATTCAGTTATAAAAAATTtcacaaaaaagaaaaataaatgttgACTCTTCGTGGGCTTCAACGCATTAGACCGCTAGGCCACCGATTTTCAAAATTGATGGGCGATTTTCTAGTTGCAAGGGCGACTTTTAACGATCGGCGGGATATATTTCCCTGTTGCAGTAATCGCCAGTGCAAACCGTACAGTTTCCAGTTCCAGCGAGGCACTCCTCCAGTTCATCTCGTTCTAAGCTGCTTAGACAACTACGTTGGGTCCAGCCTTCTGTGGAGGGATTAAACAAATTACAATATTTCATTCAAGGATATCTTTCCTTATACTACCAATACTAATTCGGGTCTGACAGCTGGAGTAGGGTAAGACACCACAGTTTCCTATTAGCTCGATCTTTGAAGGATCTGTAGCGCAGTTGGGATCCTCTGAAGAATCGCAGAAGAGGCACTTGTGCGGAACTGGCAGGTTATCCAAGGAGTTGCAATTACTCTCGTTGCAGAATAAAAGGGAGTGGAAATAATCATCCACAAACTCTTCGTCCAGATCGGACTGACATCCCATGGCCGTAACATTGGTATAATAGTTAAACAAGGTATAGCAACCATCATCGGCACTGTACTGGCTGCAGAGACTAGACACAGGATCATCGCAATCCGCTCCAGAGCATTTCCAGCAGGTCTGAGTGATCTCCTTGGCTATACAAGAGATGATAAGAAAAACTGTAATATCATTTTGAATGAATGaaattttaattcatttcGCGAAGGCAAGTAAAATTCTTGTTTAAAAATACGCTTGTTACTTATAAAATAGTTTATGGGCCGTGGGGTAATCGAATTTCGCCTTGTTTATGACTACTGGAGCTATGGAGGTCATGGTTTGTGTGGCTTCCATGTTGATAAGTCCAAAATCCACTTTTAATCTGATTGTTGGCTTGATCCATATAAATCAAGTATGGAGAATTTCCAAGACACTTGAAAATTTTGATTAGGATTGCAGGAATTGCCCAACTTGATTATCAAACGAAAAGTAGTATGATTACAAAATTTGTACTTTGAAAATGTCTCGCATCTTACAATCAATATTAGTAACACGCTTATGTCTCATGGTGAAGgccttttttgttttattgatAATAGATAATGGTTTCATATAGCCCATATAAAAGCATGTGTACCATAAATGACGGCGCGGTTGACGGacatacaattattttgttctttgtttaaaaaaaattttttcttatttctaTAACTTGGAAAGTTTTCATTGAACTTTTCAGTATCTTCTATGTTTTCTGGTTATTTGTCGCACTTTTCGGGGTGTTAGTTAGTTAACTTTCACTTTTCATTATCCTTAATCCTTGACTTGGTCAAAACCTACCACTTGAGTGACTTAGCACTAGAAGTAGCAGGGCTACTCCTGCTGCCGTTGATTTCATGATCGTTTAAGGTTCACTTCAAAACGGCGACTCGCGTATTTCCGTATTAGCCACAAAAATGGATTCCGGCAACTAATTGTTAGCTGGGTGAAGTAAGGCCTTTTATACATTTTCGACTGGCGACAAGCTTGGGGCAATCGATCTATCGATGGGTCGCGCTCGTTTGATTATTGCTCTATATTAGGGGCCCAAGGCGATTATATTGTAGGCGCTGTTGCCATAGCTATATGGCCGATAAAGCTTCGTTATTTATAGCCGATTGAGGGGAGTTAACATAAAAAGCAACAAGAACTATTCAGATAAGCCGACCATAATCAGGCGAAAATTTAGTAGTAAACATGTTTCGATAAGATTTTCCACGATGGACAGCCAAAATATATGTTGGCTGATTAGAGGATCCTGGCCATAAAATGCTGTCAAATGGAGGCCATCGAATCGCATTGCCAGCAAAAACGTTTTGAATTTCAATTGCATTCAGCTTCGTAGTTCCTTATCACCACTGCACTTAGATAACTATCTGCGAAGGAGAAAAGGCTTAAAGCTTCAAAAATCGATAGCCTTATTCGTTAATCGATAGTTACAAAATCTAACAACCAGATGGCGCATTAATATTGCGCGATTGTAAATCACATAGTTCTGTTTGGAAAGGCCCAGATAGTGCTAAAGGCTTTTCATAAGAACTTAATCTTTTAATTGTGGGAATTTTTTAGgtattatttgtattattgaAGTACGTTGTGAGCACAAAAAGCCAATTGATTAAATATTAGGAACAAA
Protein-coding regions in this window:
- the LOC118876993 gene encoding major surface trophozoite antigen 11-like, with protein sequence MRLWCSGCALDCEPSGRNCKFCKSSGCNTAKELSAAAYVDCLFCDGRMREEWCVGDISRTLSCHGSCFTGLYPRNQSDSNPVYDLARGCLDELEYDDREACAAGTLANCVSCSGANTADVPEDRLSCNVCQDAECETTVSQVCLGYRSGEQCYIQVGDRSVTAMGCATDLEDSYLLTNRRDVYLCSGNDCNTKDKLNTVGVSCNICNSTYDDGCVSTGGSSPAVYLNEDGVLERGCLMDTDDDLFDECLSSGSSNCTICSTNGCNNEIYPSDWLASLRCDSANDADCALSPNSYSGLFEGRSLCDESQAGSCRICSGANCNGVDLQSGYVGEPGKWTDLPLSCYVCEDAASCASVTEATKCKGNNKQTCSTVFNSAGQVVARECTTETDEQACLNDANCLLCSPGDIRNCNAANISDSSSVGNRFIRFLR
- the LOC118876992 gene encoding uncharacterized protein isoform X2, giving the protein MKSTAAGVALLLLVLSHSSAKEITQTCWKCSGADCDDPVSSLCSQYSADDGCYTLFNYYTNVTAMGCQSDLDEEFVDDYFHSLLFCNESNCNSLDNLPVPHKCLFCDSSEDPNCATDPSKIELIGNCGVLPYSSCQTRISIGWTQRSCLSSLERDELEECLAGTGNCTVCTGDYCNREIYPADR
- the LOC118876992 gene encoding uncharacterized protein isoform X1, with the translated sequence MKSTAAGVALLLLVLSHSSAKEITQTCWKCSGADCDDPVSSLCSQYSADDGCYTLFNYYTNVTAMGCQSDLDEEFVDDYFHSLLFCNESNCNSLDNLPVPHKCLFCDSSEDPNCATDPSKIELIGNCGVLPYSSCQTRISIEGWTQRSCLSSLERDELEECLAGTGNCTVCTGDYCNREIYPADR